In the genome of Burkholderia sp. PAMC 26561, one region contains:
- a CDS encoding IS3 family transposase produces MTALEDRKTVIRLIGEATSAGARQAPACSILGLSERTVQRWLCGEPDSLDGRSTRHYEPSHKLSADERAELLAVANSAEFGHLPPSQIVPRLADQQRYIASESTFYRVLRDENQLAHRRSERAPRSCRKPRAVMADAPNQLYSWDITYLPSAIRGQYFYLYLFMDVFSRMIVGWQVYAEESGAQASEVLKDLCAREAIQPDQVILHSDNGGPMKGATMLATLQSLGVMPSLSRPGVSNDNPYSESLFKTLKYRPAYPLKPFDTLCAARDWVTELVRWYNHEHRHSAIRFVTPAQRHRNLDQDILNRRATLYESARQNNPLRWKSQTRNWQRIHVVHLNPDRDDKISAVSQPRNQELKAA; encoded by the coding sequence ATGACCGCCCTTGAAGATCGCAAAACAGTGATCCGTTTGATCGGCGAGGCCACCTCGGCCGGGGCTCGGCAAGCACCTGCGTGTAGCATACTGGGATTGAGCGAGCGTACTGTGCAACGTTGGCTGTGCGGTGAACCTGACTCGCTCGATGGGCGCTCGACGCGACACTATGAACCGTCCCATAAGCTTTCTGCTGATGAACGCGCGGAACTGCTGGCCGTGGCGAACTCTGCCGAATTCGGGCATCTGCCGCCCAGTCAAATCGTTCCCCGGCTGGCCGATCAGCAACGCTACATTGCCTCGGAATCAACCTTCTACCGCGTCCTGCGAGACGAGAACCAACTCGCTCACCGGCGCAGCGAGCGGGCGCCCCGCTCGTGCCGCAAGCCACGCGCTGTCATGGCCGATGCGCCGAACCAGCTTTACAGCTGGGATATCACTTACCTGCCTTCAGCGATTCGCGGGCAGTACTTTTATCTCTATCTATTTATGGACGTGTTCAGCCGCATGATCGTCGGCTGGCAGGTCTATGCCGAGGAGAGCGGTGCCCAGGCAAGCGAGGTCCTCAAGGATCTCTGCGCGCGTGAGGCGATACAGCCAGATCAAGTCATTCTGCATTCCGACAATGGTGGCCCGATGAAGGGCGCCACGATGCTGGCTACCTTGCAGTCCCTGGGCGTCATGCCGTCATTGAGTCGCCCGGGAGTCAGCAACGACAATCCTTATTCAGAATCGCTGTTCAAAACGCTGAAATACCGTCCGGCCTATCCGCTCAAACCGTTCGACACATTATGCGCCGCGCGCGATTGGGTCACCGAACTGGTGCGCTGGTACAACCATGAGCATCGCCACAGCGCGATTCGCTTCGTCACGCCAGCCCAGCGTCACCGAAATCTCGACCAAGACATCTTGAATCGTCGTGCAACCCTCTACGAGAGCGCTCGACAAAATAATCCGCTGCGATGGAAAAGCCAAACGCGCAACTGGCAACGCATTCATGTGGTCCATCTCAATCCGGATCGCGACGACAAAATCAGCGCCGTTTCGCAACCCCGTAACCAGGAGCTAAAAGCAGCTTAA
- a CDS encoding transposase codes for MKTKQTYSAEFKEQALAKVLNRGSRTVGSVADELNMNALTLRKWMRGSATAGRSLDSGHAKRPEDWSPEERLVALHESHGLVDEALNAWCRERGLFAHHLAQWGADFCVAGRAGHRQESAQEIRELKQANMQLQRELNRKEKALAEAAALLVLQKKYRALFEDEAS; via the coding sequence TTGAAGACGAAACAAACGTATTCAGCCGAGTTTAAAGAGCAGGCGCTTGCGAAGGTCCTAAACCGCGGAAGCCGTACAGTCGGATCCGTGGCCGACGAATTGAACATGAATGCACTGACCTTAAGGAAGTGGATGAGAGGTAGCGCCACGGCAGGTCGGAGCTTGGACTCCGGACACGCAAAACGTCCAGAAGACTGGTCGCCGGAAGAGCGACTGGTGGCTTTGCATGAGAGCCATGGGTTGGTCGATGAAGCCCTGAACGCGTGGTGTCGCGAGCGGGGTTTGTTTGCCCATCATCTTGCGCAGTGGGGTGCGGATTTTTGCGTCGCCGGCAGGGCTGGCCATCGCCAAGAGAGCGCTCAGGAGATCCGTGAACTGAAGCAGGCCAATATGCAACTTCAGCGCGAATTGAACCGTAAGGAGAAGGCCTTGGCTGAAGCGGCAGCGCTGTTGGTGCTGCAAAAAAAGTATCGTGCGTTGTTCGAGGACGAGGCGTCATGA